A region of Candidatus Trichorickettsia mobilis DNA encodes the following proteins:
- a CDS encoding DDE-type integrase/transposase/recombinase, protein MPFNISSELLKHFKGFCSSLEIIRLLVYMKCRFSLSYPDLEEMASIRGAKIDHATLQRWVIKFVPLIDAAVRKRKKRVGSDSNISALKAANKYLHKDQQIEVRQVKYLNNIVGQNHRFIKKRPKPMLGFKSFRSAKITITGTENIRIIQKEQIIESNNNLSTFANFKMLMVA, encoded by the coding sequence ATGCCGTTTAATATTTCTTCGGAACTCCTAAAGCACTTCAAAGGATTTTGTTCATCACTGGAGATAATAAGGCTATTGGTCTATATGAAATGTAGATTTTCTCTAAGTTATCCTGATTTAGAAGAAATGGCTAGCATTAGAGGCGCTAAAATTGACCATGCTACTCTGCAAAGATGGGTAATAAAGTTTGTACCGTTAATAGATGCTGCGGTAAGGAAACGCAAGAAGCGCGTAGGCAGCGACAGTAATATCTCTGCTCTAAAAGCTGCAAACAAATACTTGCATAAAGACCAACAAATTGAGGTACGTCAGGTTAAATATCTCAATAATATTGTCGGACAAAACCATAGATTTATTAAGAAACGACCGAAGCCTATGCTAGGCTTCAAGAGCTTCCGTTCAGCCAAAATTACTATTACCGGTACAGAAAACATTCGTATAATTCAAAAAGAACAAATAATCGAATCTAACAATAATCTTTCTACTTTCGCAAATTTTAAAATGTTAATGGTCGCATAA